From Clostridia bacterium, the proteins below share one genomic window:
- a CDS encoding PD-(D/E)XK nuclease family protein has protein sequence MLKFIAGRAGTGKTYTALRDAVAAAPSHKMTYIIVPEQSTLSYEKQLIEYNAEARRLGVEVLSFTRLVEKVMLVTGGLAGNYIDSMGKTALIYRAVRDCADTLTLFGKYADDPRFALRIAETADELKINGVSPDALLAASEGEGLADTLRGKMRDTALIVREYERLISGSFFDPADKLTALGEILDGEDFFSGCAVYFDGFVGFTPQEEAVIRRIIKQSAVCVISLTAPSDGMDVGEEFYPVALMAERFRSFARDTGVEIGKATVLNENHKFKTPSMLLLESMLYSGESGVAGGEGITVYAAADPYDEMRYVASEIRRLTAEEGCRYRDIAVIAGDLEACRSAAEIEFELYGIPYFIDSRRDVRFKPLMRLVLFAIRAATHGMYYEDMADLAKTGLAGIDVEQSSLLENYINLWRVSGVKWGARFTLNPSGFAEEMKESDAELLDVVNEARDKLATPLFAFAEKLASARTADDFAKAIYEYLLSAGAAETIRAQREAALAAGEEYDGDRMWELLMDVLDRISSAMGGETVSKDSYAELLRIMFENADVGVIPPHADEVIIGSEGRARVEHIKYCFIVGATDEAFPRPFGQKGVFTNADKEDLFKLDVPLIHEEEVRRCELMLSVYNALTIPSHGLTVSYSASESALSVSAPSRVILDLKNTFKDCRRIEASELEYADVCSAPAAALDICAPFYEAPENVGEASVAAAVSRTPALAAKLDSYRAMRESALRPLDADAAAYVAGKTRVMSASKAEQYAGCPYSFFCKYGLSLRPEAKAELDPRNVGTFVHYVLERTVRAIADGGAGADVDAYAKRVAEEYVENCLGGKENLPASFLRSITTTTALIVELIGCIRDELAESGYTPTDFELPIGEGGVDSWVIDANGAAIGFEGKIDRVDICERGGRKYLRVIDYKTNKEKKEVSLRRVYNGVDMQMFVYLISLWLNGAARYGEGVAPAGVYYFPANRVRVDASDGKIAEKLADARTMSGMALEDSPIDERPPEKKRPVRYSFEQLALLKNHIEKLTRRMREQLAAGNIPKYPLKKGKSEKLPCEYCDYISVCGVDKDKVEPRAFDAIKDEEVFERLREEEADV, from the coding sequence ATGCTTAAATTCATCGCCGGCAGAGCCGGAACCGGCAAGACCTATACCGCGCTGCGCGACGCCGTCGCGGCGGCGCCGTCGCATAAGATGACCTACATCATCGTGCCGGAGCAGAGCACGCTCTCTTATGAAAAACAGCTTATCGAATACAACGCCGAGGCGCGCCGTCTCGGCGTTGAAGTGCTGAGCTTCACCCGCCTTGTCGAGAAGGTCATGCTCGTCACGGGCGGGCTCGCCGGCAACTATATCGACTCTATGGGCAAGACCGCGCTTATCTACCGCGCCGTCCGCGACTGCGCGGATACGCTGACGCTCTTCGGCAAATACGCGGACGATCCGCGCTTCGCCCTCCGCATCGCAGAGACCGCGGACGAGCTGAAGATAAACGGCGTTTCGCCGGACGCGCTCCTCGCCGCGTCCGAAGGCGAGGGGCTCGCGGATACCCTGCGCGGAAAGATGCGCGACACGGCGCTTATCGTCCGCGAATACGAGCGCCTTATCAGCGGCAGCTTCTTCGATCCCGCGGACAAGCTCACCGCGCTCGGCGAGATACTCGACGGCGAAGACTTCTTCTCCGGCTGCGCGGTCTATTTCGACGGCTTCGTCGGATTCACTCCGCAGGAGGAAGCGGTAATCCGGCGCATCATAAAACAGAGCGCCGTGTGCGTTATATCGCTGACCGCGCCTTCGGACGGTATGGACGTCGGCGAGGAGTTCTATCCCGTCGCGCTTATGGCGGAGCGCTTCCGCAGCTTCGCCCGCGATACCGGCGTTGAGATCGGCAAAGCGACCGTGCTGAACGAAAATCACAAGTTTAAGACGCCCTCGATGCTCCTGCTTGAAAGCATGCTCTATTCGGGCGAAAGCGGCGTTGCCGGCGGCGAAGGCATAACCGTTTACGCCGCCGCGGATCCTTACGACGAGATGCGCTACGTAGCATCCGAGATCCGCCGCCTGACCGCCGAAGAGGGCTGCCGCTACCGCGACATAGCGGTCATTGCCGGCGACCTTGAAGCGTGCAGGAGCGCCGCGGAGATCGAGTTCGAGCTTTACGGCATACCTTACTTCATAGACTCGCGCCGCGACGTGCGCTTCAAGCCGCTGATGCGGCTCGTGCTTTTCGCCATCCGCGCCGCGACGCACGGGATGTACTACGAGGACATGGCCGACCTCGCGAAGACCGGACTCGCCGGGATCGACGTCGAGCAGTCCTCGCTGCTTGAGAACTATATCAACCTCTGGCGCGTAAGCGGCGTAAAATGGGGGGCGCGGTTCACGCTGAACCCCTCCGGCTTCGCGGAGGAGATGAAAGAAAGCGACGCCGAGCTGCTTGACGTCGTCAACGAGGCGAGGGATAAACTCGCGACGCCGCTTTTCGCGTTCGCGGAAAAGCTCGCTTCCGCGCGCACCGCGGACGACTTCGCGAAGGCGATATACGAATACCTACTTTCCGCCGGAGCCGCGGAGACCATACGCGCGCAGCGCGAAGCCGCGCTCGCCGCCGGAGAGGAATACGACGGCGACAGGATGTGGGAGCTGCTGATGGACGTGCTCGACCGCATATCGTCCGCCATGGGCGGAGAAACGGTAAGCAAAGACAGCTACGCGGAGCTGCTTCGCATAATGTTTGAGAACGCCGACGTCGGCGTTATCCCGCCGCACGCGGACGAAGTCATAATCGGCAGCGAGGGCAGGGCGCGCGTCGAACACATAAAATACTGCTTCATCGTCGGCGCGACCGACGAAGCGTTCCCGCGCCCGTTCGGCCAGAAGGGCGTTTTTACAAACGCCGATAAAGAAGACCTCTTCAAGCTGGACGTTCCGCTTATTCACGAGGAGGAGGTGCGCCGCTGCGAGCTCATGCTGTCGGTCTACAACGCGCTGACGATCCCTTCGCACGGGCTCACCGTTTCCTACAGCGCGTCAGAAAGCGCGCTTTCCGTTTCCGCGCCGTCGCGCGTGATACTCGACCTTAAAAACACCTTCAAGGATTGCCGCAGGATAGAGGCGTCCGAGCTTGAATACGCCGACGTATGCTCCGCGCCGGCGGCCGCGCTGGATATATGCGCGCCGTTCTACGAAGCGCCGGAGAACGTCGGGGAGGCCTCCGTCGCGGCGGCGGTTTCGCGCACTCCCGCGCTGGCGGCAAAGCTGGATTCCTACCGCGCGATGCGTGAGAGCGCGCTCCGTCCGCTCGACGCGGACGCCGCGGCGTACGTCGCCGGGAAGACGCGCGTCATGAGCGCGTCGAAGGCGGAGCAGTACGCCGGATGCCCGTACAGTTTCTTCTGCAAATACGGGCTTTCGCTTCGCCCGGAGGCGAAAGCGGAGCTCGATCCGCGCAACGTCGGGACCTTCGTCCACTACGTCCTCGAACGCACCGTCAGAGCGATTGCGGACGGCGGCGCCGGCGCAGACGTCGACGCGTACGCGAAGCGCGTTGCCGAGGAGTACGTCGAAAACTGCCTCGGTGGAAAAGAGAACCTGCCGGCGTCCTTCCTGCGCTCGATAACGACGACCACGGCGCTGATCGTCGAGCTTATCGGCTGTATCCGCGACGAACTCGCGGAGAGCGGCTATACTCCGACCGACTTCGAGCTCCCAATAGGCGAAGGCGGCGTCGATTCCTGGGTGATCGACGCGAACGGCGCCGCTATCGGCTTTGAGGGCAAAATAGACCGCGTTGATATCTGCGAACGCGGAGGCCGCAAGTACCTGCGCGTCATAGACTACAAAACGAATAAAGAGAAAAAAGAAGTGTCGCTGCGCAGGGTCTACAACGGCGTCGATATGCAGATGTTCGTGTATCTCATCTCGCTCTGGCTGAACGGCGCCGCCAGATACGGCGAAGGCGTCGCTCCCGCCGGCGTCTACTATTTCCCGGCGAACAGAGTCAGAGTCGACGCTTCGGACGGCAAGATTGCCGAAAAGCTCGCCGACGCGCGCACGATGTCCGGAATGGCGCTTGAGGATTCCCCGATTGACGAGCGTCCGCCCGAGAAAAAACGCCCCGTCCGCTACTCATTCGAACAGCTTGCGCTGCTGAAAAACCATATAGAAAAGCTGACGCGCCGTATGCGCGAACAGCTTGCGGCGGGCAATATACCCAAATATCCGCTAAAAAAGGGCAAGAGCGAAAAGCTGCCCTGCGAATACTGCGATTATATTTCCGTCTGCGGCGTGGATAAAGACAAGGTGGAACCGCGCGCGTTCGATGCGATCAAGGACGAGGAGGTCTTTGAAAGACTGCGGGAGGAGGAAGCGGATGTATAA